In Ochrobactrum vermis, the following proteins share a genomic window:
- a CDS encoding acetoacetate--CoA ligase, giving the protein MSTNAVPTQFSHDHPLWQPDAGRIAASNLEQFRIRAEQRTGQSLPDYAALHRWSIEDRAGFWQLVWDFCEIIGERGNTALVDKGHMREAKFFPEARLNFAENLLRYHGDEEAIIFRGEDKVERRLTWDDLHAQVSKLQQFMLAEGVQPGDRVAGMMPNMPEAVALMLAASSIGAVWSSCSPDFGVQGVLDRFGQIEPKLFFACDGYWYNGKRIDVADKIAQVTAKLPGLRRSVIVSYLGEAEAVAQSAEKGIALDEALSGFVANPVEFTHLPFDHPLCILFSSGTTGIPKCIVHRAGGVLLQHLKEHRLHADIRDGDRFFYFTTCGWMMWNWLASGIASGATLLLYDGSPFYPDGNVLFDYAAAEGMTYFGTSAKFIDAVLKAGLKPGETHDLSALRTVSSTGSPLSPEGFAFVYDAIKPDVHLASISGGTDIVSCFVLGVPTEPVWLGEIQGAGLGMAVDVWNDDGKPVRREKGELVCTKAFPCMPLQFWNDPEGAKYQAAYFERFDNIWCHGDFAEWTEHDGIVIHGRSDATLNPGGVRIGTAEIYNQVEQMPEIAEALCIGQDWDQDVRVVLFVRLAEGVTLDDGLKVRIKTKIRTGATPRHVPAKIVAVQDIPRTKSGKIVELAVRDIVHGRDVKNREALANPEALELYRDIAELHED; this is encoded by the coding sequence ATGAGCACCAACGCAGTCCCCACGCAATTTTCGCACGACCATCCACTGTGGCAGCCGGATGCCGGGCGCATTGCCGCCAGCAATCTGGAACAATTCCGCATTCGCGCAGAACAGCGCACGGGCCAGAGCCTGCCGGATTATGCCGCGCTGCATCGCTGGTCAATCGAGGATCGCGCCGGGTTCTGGCAGCTTGTGTGGGATTTCTGCGAGATTATCGGCGAGCGCGGCAATACGGCTCTCGTCGACAAGGGACATATGCGCGAGGCAAAATTCTTTCCCGAGGCACGGCTCAATTTTGCCGAGAACCTGTTGCGTTATCACGGTGACGAGGAGGCGATCATCTTTCGCGGCGAGGACAAGGTCGAGCGCCGTCTGACCTGGGATGATCTTCACGCGCAGGTCTCGAAGCTACAGCAATTCATGCTGGCGGAAGGCGTTCAGCCTGGCGACCGCGTGGCGGGCATGATGCCCAACATGCCGGAGGCCGTAGCCCTGATGTTGGCTGCCAGCTCCATCGGTGCAGTCTGGTCGTCGTGCTCGCCGGATTTCGGTGTGCAAGGCGTGCTCGACCGTTTCGGCCAGATCGAGCCGAAACTGTTCTTTGCCTGCGATGGCTACTGGTACAACGGCAAGCGTATCGATGTGGCCGACAAGATCGCTCAGGTCACGGCAAAGCTGCCCGGACTGAGGCGGTCGGTGATTGTTTCGTATCTGGGGGAGGCGGAAGCGGTTGCGCAGAGCGCCGAGAAGGGCATCGCGCTCGATGAAGCGCTGAGTGGCTTTGTGGCAAATCCTGTCGAATTCACGCATCTGCCTTTCGATCATCCGCTTTGTATCCTGTTTTCCTCCGGCACGACGGGCATTCCGAAATGCATCGTTCATCGCGCTGGCGGCGTGCTGTTGCAGCATTTGAAAGAACACCGCCTGCATGCGGATATTCGCGACGGCGACCGCTTCTTCTATTTCACGACATGCGGCTGGATGATGTGGAACTGGCTTGCTTCGGGCATCGCCTCGGGGGCAACGCTTCTGCTCTATGACGGTTCGCCTTTCTATCCCGATGGCAATGTGCTGTTTGATTATGCCGCCGCCGAGGGCATGACTTATTTCGGCACATCGGCAAAGTTTATCGACGCTGTGCTGAAAGCCGGGCTGAAGCCGGGCGAAACGCATGATCTGTCGGCGCTGCGCACGGTTTCGTCCACCGGTTCGCCGCTGTCGCCGGAGGGCTTTGCCTTCGTCTATGACGCCATCAAGCCGGACGTGCATCTGGCATCCATTTCCGGCGGTACGGATATTGTGTCCTGCTTCGTGCTGGGCGTGCCGACCGAACCGGTCTGGCTGGGTGAAATTCAGGGCGCTGGTCTTGGCATGGCCGTCGATGTCTGGAACGACGACGGCAAGCCGGTCCGCCGCGAGAAAGGCGAACTGGTCTGCACGAAGGCGTTTCCATGCATGCCGCTGCAATTCTGGAACGATCCCGAAGGCGCGAAATATCAGGCCGCCTATTTCGAGCGCTTCGACAATATCTGGTGCCATGGCGATTTTGCCGAATGGACTGAACATGATGGCATCGTCATCCATGGCCGTTCGGATGCGACACTCAATCCCGGCGGCGTACGCATTGGTACGGCGGAGATTTACAATCAGGTCGAACAAATGCCGGAGATCGCGGAGGCGCTCTGCATCGGGCAGGATTGGGACCAGGATGTGCGTGTTGTGCTGTTCGTGCGGCTTGCTGAAGGCGTGACGCTCGATGACGGTCTGAAAGTGCGCATCAAGACCAAGATCCGCACGGGCGCCACGCCGCGCCACGTCCCGGCGAAGATCGTGGCAGTGCAGGATATTCCGCGCACCAAATCCGGCAAGATCGTGGAGCTTGCCGTCCGCGATATCGTGCATGGGCGCGACGTGAAGAACCGCGAGGCGCTCGCCAATCCGGAAGCGCTGGAGCTTTATCGCGACATTGCGGAGCTGCATGAGGACTGA
- a CDS encoding TIGR02300 family protein, whose product MTKTELGTKRIDPETGKKFYDLNRDPIVSPYTGISYPRSYFDSTLESRVVEEETEEEEVDTALEKPEFVSLEDADDETKGTGDDLPDMGDDDDDVDLGDDDEDTFLEEEEDEDDDMSGILGGGVGGDDEEG is encoded by the coding sequence GTGACAAAAACTGAACTAGGTACCAAGCGTATCGACCCGGAAACGGGCAAGAAATTTTACGATCTCAATCGCGACCCGATCGTTTCGCCCTATACCGGCATTTCCTATCCGCGTTCGTACTTCGATTCCACGCTTGAAAGCCGTGTTGTCGAAGAGGAAACCGAAGAGGAAGAAGTCGATACGGCACTCGAAAAGCCGGAATTCGTCTCGCTCGAGGATGCCGACGACGAAACCAAGGGCACTGGCGACGATCTGCCGGATATGGGCGACGACGACGACGATGTTGATCTCGGCGACGACGATGAAGACACCTTCCTCGAAGAAGAGGAAGACGAGGACGACGACATGTCGGGCATTCTCGGCGGTGGTGTCGGCGGCGACGACGAAGAGGGCTGA
- a CDS encoding acyltransferase family protein has product MKRLSDFDGLRFLLCAGIAIFHFSFRIPVKNEPLSDFILTFAYFTDVFFILSGLFLARRRHYLWSWARYVAFVGKRLARIYPLHVAAFSCFALLSILTAAGVLHPLVDPSTSWRDGLTQLLLVHNWGLGHTLSYNYVSWSLSALFAMYLGFPLFDMLYHRYGSWVLAGVIATIVGGEYLAQKLGVLSLTRIQLSDIGVFRALPSFLFGMWLARRTHPAVPVAAIKALLAVCLLVFLFYHPGNGPGEPNTLEGPWRLAFLYAGTYVLYIASIQGVYTPLQWSVLTKLSRYSFGIFILHPVVGMMFFRATPDQWGETTAGAVMLIAGGVFASLLTAIAAYHLFENPVHRWLVTRIDRWLSRQEDRPAMLSRAGPA; this is encoded by the coding sequence ATGAAAAGACTTTCTGATTTCGATGGATTGCGGTTTTTGTTATGTGCCGGAATCGCGATCTTTCATTTTTCTTTCCGAATTCCGGTGAAGAATGAGCCGTTGAGCGATTTTATATTAACTTTCGCTTATTTTACCGATGTCTTTTTTATTCTTTCTGGATTGTTTCTGGCGAGACGGCGTCATTACCTCTGGAGCTGGGCCCGTTATGTGGCTTTTGTCGGAAAGCGACTGGCGCGAATCTACCCATTGCATGTGGCGGCTTTCTCGTGTTTCGCGCTTCTTTCGATTCTGACGGCAGCGGGAGTTCTCCATCCTCTGGTCGATCCCAGCACGAGCTGGCGAGACGGACTGACCCAGCTTCTGTTAGTCCACAATTGGGGATTGGGTCACACTTTATCCTATAACTATGTGAGCTGGTCGCTCAGTGCCCTTTTTGCCATGTATCTCGGTTTTCCGCTGTTCGACATGTTGTACCATCGCTACGGGAGCTGGGTTCTTGCAGGCGTGATAGCGACTATCGTCGGCGGTGAATATCTGGCGCAGAAGCTCGGTGTGTTGTCACTCACCCGCATTCAGTTGTCCGATATAGGTGTCTTCCGAGCCTTGCCGTCCTTTCTCTTCGGTATGTGGCTTGCAAGGCGAACACATCCTGCGGTGCCGGTTGCGGCAATCAAGGCATTGCTCGCCGTCTGCCTGCTGGTCTTTCTGTTCTATCATCCGGGAAACGGGCCGGGCGAACCCAACACACTTGAAGGACCCTGGCGGCTGGCATTCCTTTATGCCGGTACCTATGTGCTCTATATCGCTTCCATTCAGGGCGTTTATACGCCGCTGCAATGGAGCGTCCTGACAAAACTCTCCCGCTACAGCTTCGGTATTTTCATTCTTCATCCCGTGGTCGGGATGATGTTTTTCAGAGCGACCCCGGATCAATGGGGGGAGACGACGGCAGGCGCGGTCATGCTCATCGCCGGAGGTGTTTTTGCAAGCCTGTTGACCGCTATTGCCGCCTACCACCTGTTCGAAAATCCTGTTCACCGCTGGCTGGTGACACGGATCGATCGCTGGTTGAGCCGGCAGGAGGACAGGCCGGCGATGTTATCGCGTGCCGGCCCCGCCTGA
- a CDS encoding glutathione S-transferase family protein, with protein sequence MTEMILATFDWVPKMPRGFVRDLRVRWALEEAGFPYRVEGVPFKDRGSEHFMHQPFGQVPWLIDGDISVFESGAILLHIAEKSDVLLPSDARARNEVIQWLFAALNSVEMAALPLALYRFTGDDEQTPGRKLMDSFLAGRLGHMEQVLSGRKWLTDRFSVADILMADVLRLVDHFDGLAQHPVCRAYVERATARPAFQKAFTDQMEHFAAAD encoded by the coding sequence ATGACAGAAATGATCTTGGCGACATTCGACTGGGTTCCCAAAATGCCACGCGGCTTTGTGCGTGATCTCCGGGTGCGTTGGGCGCTGGAAGAAGCCGGGTTCCCCTACCGTGTCGAAGGTGTTCCTTTCAAGGATCGCGGGTCCGAACATTTCATGCATCAGCCCTTCGGGCAGGTGCCATGGCTGATCGATGGCGATATATCGGTCTTCGAAAGTGGCGCTATCCTGCTTCATATCGCCGAGAAGAGCGACGTGCTCCTGCCGAGCGATGCGAGGGCACGAAACGAGGTCATACAGTGGCTGTTTGCTGCGTTGAATTCGGTCGAAATGGCCGCCTTGCCGCTCGCCCTTTATAGATTCACCGGCGATGACGAGCAGACGCCGGGGCGCAAGCTCATGGACAGTTTTCTGGCGGGGCGGCTGGGGCATATGGAACAGGTGCTGTCCGGTCGCAAATGGCTGACGGACAGGTTTTCGGTTGCCGATATTCTGATGGCTGATGTGTTACGTCTGGTCGACCACTTCGACGGATTGGCGCAGCATCCTGTCTGCCGGGCCTATGTCGAACGCGCCACCGCGCGGCCCGCTTTCCAGAAAGCCTTTACCGACCAGATGGAGCATTTCGCTGCTGCGGACTGA
- a CDS encoding carboxyl transferase domain-containing protein: MPVLKSEISTRSATFEANRKAMLAAIEVAAEASRTAIDGGGEKARERHVARGKLLPRERVAQLLDPGSPFLEVGLTAAHGMYGGAAPSGGIITGVGRVSGRECMIVCNDATVKGGTYYPVTVKKHLRAQEIAGENRLPCIYLVDSGGANLPNQDEVFPDRDHFGRIFYNQAQMSAAGIPQVAVVMGSCTAGGAYVPAMSDETVIVRNQGTIFLAGPPLVKAATGEVVTAEDLGGGDVHTRLSGVADHLANDDAHALQVARAIAANLNSEKRSFIPKGDSAAPLYDPEELLGVVSADTRIPYDVREVIARLVDGSDFDEFKARYGTTLVCGFASIYGMPVGIIANNGVLFSEAATKGAHFIELCCQRNIPLVFLQNITGFMVGRKYEAEGIAKHGAKLVTAVATANVPKITMLIGASYGAGNYGMAGRAYSPRFLWTWPNSRIAVMGGEQAAGVLATVKRDGIERTGGTWSAEEEAEFKRPTLEMFERQSHPLYASARLWDDGIVDPRKSREVLGLSLSATLNAPVEPTRFGLFRM, translated from the coding sequence ATGCCGGTTCTGAAATCGGAAATTTCGACCCGTAGCGCCACTTTTGAAGCCAATCGCAAGGCTATGCTGGCAGCGATTGAGGTGGCGGCGGAAGCATCTCGCACTGCCATTGATGGCGGCGGCGAGAAAGCGCGTGAACGTCATGTCGCGCGCGGCAAGCTGCTCCCGCGCGAGCGCGTGGCGCAATTGCTCGATCCCGGCTCGCCTTTTCTCGAAGTGGGGCTGACGGCAGCGCATGGCATGTATGGTGGCGCGGCGCCTTCGGGCGGAATCATTACCGGCGTGGGGCGTGTGTCGGGCCGTGAATGCATGATCGTCTGCAACGATGCGACGGTGAAGGGCGGCACCTACTATCCGGTGACGGTGAAAAAGCATCTGCGTGCGCAGGAGATCGCGGGCGAGAATCGCCTGCCCTGCATTTATCTGGTCGATTCCGGTGGCGCGAACCTGCCCAATCAGGACGAGGTTTTTCCGGATCGCGACCATTTCGGACGCATCTTCTACAATCAGGCGCAGATGTCGGCTGCGGGTATTCCTCAGGTCGCCGTGGTCATGGGATCATGCACGGCAGGCGGCGCTTATGTGCCCGCCATGAGCGACGAGACCGTCATCGTGCGCAATCAGGGCACGATCTTTCTGGCCGGTCCGCCGCTGGTGAAGGCCGCAACCGGCGAAGTGGTAACGGCGGAAGATCTCGGCGGTGGCGATGTGCACACACGGCTTTCCGGTGTGGCCGATCATCTGGCCAATGACGACGCCCACGCCCTCCAGGTTGCGCGCGCCATTGCCGCCAATCTCAACAGCGAAAAGCGCAGCTTCATCCCAAAAGGCGATAGCGCGGCCCCGCTTTACGACCCGGAAGAACTGCTTGGCGTGGTCTCGGCGGATACGCGTATTCCCTATGATGTGCGCGAAGTGATTGCGCGGCTGGTCGATGGCTCGGATTTCGATGAGTTCAAGGCGCGTTACGGCACCACATTGGTCTGCGGCTTTGCCAGCATCTACGGTATGCCGGTCGGGATCATCGCCAATAATGGCGTGCTGTTTTCCGAAGCGGCGACCAAGGGCGCGCATTTCATCGAGCTTTGCTGCCAGCGCAATATTCCGCTGGTGTTTTTGCAGAATATTACCGGCTTCATGGTCGGTCGCAAATATGAGGCCGAAGGTATCGCCAAGCACGGCGCCAAGCTGGTGACGGCGGTGGCGACAGCCAATGTGCCGAAAATCACCATGCTGATCGGCGCGTCCTATGGCGCGGGTAATTACGGCATGGCGGGCCGGGCCTATTCGCCACGCTTCCTGTGGACCTGGCCGAACAGTCGCATTGCGGTGATGGGCGGCGAACAGGCGGCGGGCGTGCTGGCAACCGTCAAGCGCGACGGCATCGAGCGAACCGGCGGAACATGGTCGGCGGAAGAGGAAGCGGAATTCAAGCGCCCGACGCTCGAAATGTTCGAGCGCCAGAGCCACCCGCTCTACGCCTCTGCGCGGCTTTGGGACGATGGTATTGTCGATCCGCGCAAAAGCCGCGAAGTGCTGGGACTGTCGCTTTCCGCAACGCTGAACGCGCCGGTCGAGCCGACGCGTTTCGGCTTGTTCAGAATGTAG
- a CDS encoding acetyl/propionyl/methylcrotonyl-CoA carboxylase subunit alpha gives MFRKILIANRGEIACRVIRTARELGIATVAIYSDADAKALHVEMADEAVRVGPALSAQSYLNVEAIIKAALETGAEAIHPGYGFLSENAGFVDAVEAAGLVFIGPSATAIRAMGLKDAAKALMEKASVPVVPGYHGDNQDGAFLKSEADRIGYPVLIKARAGGGGKGMRRVDQAADFTAALESARREAEASFGDSAVLVEKYMTKPRHIEVQVFGDNHGNAVHLFERDCSLQRRHQKVIEEAPAPGMTPDMRAAMGEAAVKAALAIGYSGAGTVEFIADVSDGLRPDRFFFMEMNTRLQVEHPVTEAITGLDLVEWQLRVASGDPLPKRQDELAIDGWAFEARLYAEDPARDFLPATGKLALFAPPENARVDSGVRTGDTITPFYDPMIAKIIAHGATRDEALNQLDAALNKTRIAGLVTNRQFLSALCNLEAFRTGDVDTGLIGRETAALFTNEQPSDIAFALAALGALDLLDAPKTGAPKNDDPWSSLRGFRLWGEASRSVLLDHHGERHAVSFTTGSDGHFGFAFGTIEIRSHENGLVRFVADGRVSEASVLRIGHDVTVQFEGRDTIFHHVQSAGAEEDASSESRILSPMPGLVRLVSAVEGASVAKGDPLVTMEAMKMELSLTAPRDGKVASVTVVAGDQVNEGILLVELEEEHG, from the coding sequence ATGTTCAGGAAAATACTGATTGCCAATCGCGGGGAAATTGCCTGCCGGGTCATTCGCACGGCGCGTGAATTGGGCATTGCCACCGTTGCAATTTATTCCGATGCGGATGCCAAGGCGCTGCATGTGGAAATGGCTGACGAGGCTGTGCGTGTCGGTCCGGCGCTTTCGGCACAAAGCTATCTTAATGTCGAGGCGATTATCAAAGCGGCACTTGAAACCGGAGCCGAGGCGATCCACCCGGGCTATGGCTTTCTCTCGGAAAACGCAGGTTTTGTAGATGCCGTCGAGGCGGCGGGATTGGTCTTTATCGGTCCCTCGGCAACAGCCATTCGCGCCATGGGGCTGAAGGATGCCGCCAAGGCGTTGATGGAAAAGGCGAGTGTGCCGGTCGTACCGGGCTATCACGGTGACAATCAGGATGGCGCTTTCCTCAAAAGCGAGGCGGACCGGATCGGCTATCCGGTGCTTATCAAGGCGCGGGCTGGTGGCGGCGGCAAGGGCATGCGGCGCGTCGATCAGGCGGCGGATTTCACCGCGGCACTTGAAAGCGCGCGTCGTGAGGCCGAAGCATCGTTCGGCGACAGCGCCGTGCTGGTGGAAAAATACATGACCAAACCGCGCCATATCGAGGTGCAGGTCTTTGGCGACAATCACGGCAATGCGGTGCATCTTTTCGAGCGCGATTGCTCGCTGCAACGCCGCCACCAGAAGGTGATCGAGGAAGCGCCAGCACCCGGCATGACGCCGGATATGCGCGCGGCAATGGGCGAAGCAGCGGTGAAGGCCGCATTGGCAATCGGCTATTCCGGCGCAGGCACGGTGGAGTTCATCGCCGATGTGTCGGATGGGCTGCGGCCCGACCGGTTCTTCTTCATGGAAATGAACACGCGCCTGCAGGTGGAGCATCCGGTGACGGAAGCGATCACCGGTCTCGATCTGGTCGAATGGCAATTGCGTGTGGCTTCCGGCGATCCGCTGCCGAAACGGCAGGATGAACTTGCAATCGATGGCTGGGCTTTCGAGGCGCGGCTTTATGCCGAGGACCCGGCACGCGACTTTCTGCCCGCAACGGGCAAGCTCGCTTTGTTCGCACCGCCTGAAAATGCGCGAGTCGATTCCGGCGTGCGCACCGGCGACACGATCACGCCGTTCTACGATCCGATGATCGCAAAGATCATCGCCCATGGCGCAACGCGCGATGAGGCATTGAACCAGCTTGATGCAGCACTCAACAAAACCCGCATTGCAGGCCTCGTAACCAATCGGCAGTTCCTGTCGGCGCTCTGCAATCTCGAAGCTTTCCGCACCGGCGATGTCGATACCGGCCTGATCGGGCGCGAGACGGCAGCGCTGTTCACCAATGAGCAGCCTTCAGATATCGCCTTTGCGTTGGCCGCACTCGGTGCACTCGATCTTCTGGATGCGCCGAAAACTGGCGCCCCCAAAAATGATGACCCATGGTCGAGCCTGCGCGGGTTTCGCCTGTGGGGAGAAGCATCGCGCTCGGTCCTGCTCGATCATCATGGCGAGCGTCATGCGGTGAGCTTCACGACCGGGAGCGACGGGCATTTCGGCTTCGCTTTCGGTACCATCGAAATCCGCTCTCACGAAAACGGGCTGGTTCGCTTCGTTGCTGATGGCCGTGTTTCGGAGGCATCAGTCCTGCGCATCGGGCATGATGTGACGGTGCAATTCGAAGGTCGCGACACCATATTTCATCATGTGCAGTCTGCCGGTGCGGAAGAGGATGCTTCGAGCGAGAGCCGCATCCTGTCGCCGATGCCGGGACTGGTGCGACTGGTTTCTGCCGTGGAGGGGGCCAGCGTTGCCAAGGGCGACCCACTGGTGACGATGGAGGCAATGAAGATGGAGCTTTCGCTGACCGCGCCGCGCGACGGCAAGGTTGCGTCCGTAACCGTTGTAGCGGGCGATCAGGTCAATGAAGGTATCCTTCTTGTAGAACTGGAGGAAGAACATGGCTGA
- a CDS encoding isovaleryl-CoA dehydrogenase: MNFGLGEEIEALRDTVRRFAESRIAPLAAETDRNNAFPMHLWRELGELGVLGITAPEEYGGAGMGYLAHCIAMEEISRASASIGLSYGAHSNLCVNQIKRNGSPEQRAKYLPKLISGEHVGALAMSEPGAGSDVVSMKLRAEKRGDAYVLNGNKMWITNGPDADVLVVYAKTDPSAGPRGMSAFIVEKGFAGFSTAQKLDKLGMRGSNTCELVFENCEVPAENLLGEVGKGVNVLMSGLDYERVVLAGGPLGIMAACLDVVVPYVHERKQFDQPIGEFQLMQGKLADMYVTFNASRAYTYAVAAACDRGETTRKDAAGCILYTAENATQMALQAIQSLGGNGYINDYPTGRLLRDAKLYEIGAGTSEIRRMLIGRELFQETR, translated from the coding sequence ATGAATTTCGGTCTTGGCGAGGAGATCGAAGCCCTTCGTGATACGGTGCGCCGTTTCGCGGAAAGCCGCATCGCGCCGCTTGCCGCTGAAACCGACCGCAACAACGCATTTCCAATGCATCTTTGGCGTGAACTGGGTGAGCTTGGCGTACTCGGCATTACTGCGCCCGAAGAATACGGCGGCGCGGGCATGGGCTATCTTGCCCATTGCATCGCGATGGAAGAAATCAGCCGGGCTTCCGCTTCCATCGGCCTCAGCTATGGCGCGCATTCCAACCTCTGCGTCAACCAGATCAAGCGCAACGGTTCGCCTGAACAGCGCGCGAAATATCTGCCAAAGCTCATTTCCGGTGAACATGTCGGCGCGCTTGCCATGTCCGAGCCGGGCGCTGGATCGGACGTGGTTTCGATGAAGCTTCGCGCCGAAAAGCGCGGCGACGCCTATGTGCTGAACGGCAACAAGATGTGGATCACCAACGGCCCGGATGCCGATGTGCTGGTGGTCTATGCCAAGACCGATCCTTCGGCTGGCCCACGCGGGATGAGCGCCTTTATCGTCGAAAAAGGCTTTGCAGGTTTCTCCACAGCACAAAAGCTCGACAAGCTTGGCATGCGCGGCTCCAACACCTGCGAATTGGTGTTTGAAAATTGCGAAGTGCCTGCCGAGAACCTTCTGGGCGAGGTCGGCAAGGGCGTCAATGTGCTGATGTCCGGTCTCGATTATGAGCGTGTGGTGCTGGCGGGCGGTCCGCTTGGCATCATGGCGGCGTGTCTCGATGTCGTGGTGCCCTATGTGCATGAGCGCAAGCAGTTTGATCAGCCGATTGGCGAGTTCCAGCTGATGCAGGGCAAGCTTGCCGACATGTATGTGACCTTCAACGCCTCGCGCGCCTATACTTATGCGGTGGCGGCGGCCTGCGACCGGGGCGAGACGACACGCAAGGATGCGGCGGGCTGCATTCTCTATACGGCAGAAAATGCGACCCAGATGGCCTTGCAGGCCATCCAGTCGCTGGGCGGCAATGGCTATATCAACGACTATCCGACCGGGCGTCTGCTGCGCGATGCCAAGCTTTACGAAATCGGTGCGGGCACGTCGGAAATCCGGCGTATGCTGATCGGACGGGAATTGTTTCAGGAGACCCGTTGA
- the aroA gene encoding 3-phosphoshikimate 1-carboxyvinyltransferase: MSHSASPKPAIARRSEALKGEIRIPGDKSISHRSFMFGGLASGETRITGLLEGEDVINTGRAMQAMGAKIRKDGDVWIINGVGNGCLLQPEAALDFGNAGTGARLTMGLVGTYDMKTAFIGDASLTSRPMGRVLNPLREMGVQVEAAAGDRMPLTLIGPRTANPITYRVPMASAQVKSAVLLAGLNTPGVTTVIEPVMTRDHTEKMLQGFGADLSVETDKDGVRHIRITGQGKLTGQTIDVPGDPSSTAFPLVAALLVEGSDVTIRNVLMNPTRTGLILTLQEMGADIEIIDPRLAGGEDVADLRVKASKLKGVVVPPERAPSMIDEYPVLAVAASFAEGETLMDGLDELRVKESDRLAAVARGLEANGVDCTEGEMSLTVRGRPDGKGLGGGTVATHLDHRIAMSFLVMGLASEKPVTVDDSTMIATSFPEFMSMMPGLGAKIELSDAR, translated from the coding sequence ATGTCCCATTCCGCATCCCCGAAACCAGCAATCGCCCGCCGCTCGGAGGCTTTAAAGGGCGAAATCCGCATTCCGGGCGACAAATCCATCTCGCATCGTTCCTTTATGTTTGGTGGCCTTGCATCGGGTGAAACCCGCATCACTGGCCTTTTGGAAGGTGAAGACGTCATCAATACCGGTCGCGCCATGCAGGCCATGGGCGCAAAAATCCGCAAGGATGGTGATGTCTGGATCATCAACGGCGTCGGCAATGGCTGCCTGTTGCAGCCCGAAGCTGCCCTTGATTTCGGCAATGCCGGAACCGGTGCGCGCCTCACCATGGGCCTTGTCGGCACCTATGACATGAAAACCGCCTTTATCGGCGACGCATCGCTAACCTCGCGCCCTATGGGCCGCGTGCTGAATCCTTTGCGTGAAATGGGCGTTCAGGTGGAAGCAGCCGCTGGCGACCGCATGCCGCTGACACTGATCGGCCCCAGGACGGCTAATCCGATCACCTATCGCGTGCCGATGGCCTCCGCACAGGTGAAATCCGCCGTGCTGCTCGCCGGCCTCAACACGCCGGGCGTCACCACCGTGATCGAGCCGGTCATGACCCGTGACCATACCGAAAAGATGCTGCAGGGTTTTGGCGCCGATCTATCGGTTGAAACCGACAAGGACGGCGTTCGCCATATCCGCATCACCGGACAGGGCAAGCTCACCGGCCAGACCATCGACGTACCGGGCGATCCATCCTCGACCGCCTTCCCGCTCGTTGCCGCCCTTCTGGTCGAAGGTTCGGACGTCACCATCCGTAACGTGCTGATGAACCCGACCCGTACCGGCCTGATCCTGACGCTACAGGAAATGGGCGCCGATATCGAAATCATCGATCCGCGTCTTGCCGGTGGCGAGGATGTTGCCGATCTGCGCGTCAAGGCCTCGAAGCTTAAGGGCGTCGTCGTTCCGCCTGAACGCGCACCGTCGATGATCGATGAATATCCGGTTCTGGCCGTTGCTGCATCCTTCGCGGAAGGTGAAACCCTCATGGACGGTCTCGACGAGCTGCGTGTCAAGGAATCGGATCGGCTTGCTGCGGTTGCGCGCGGCCTCGAAGCCAATGGCGTCGATTGCACCGAAGGCGAGATGTCGCTGACGGTACGCGGTCGCCCCGACGGCAAGGGACTGGGCGGCGGCACGGTCGCAACCCATCTCGATCACCGCATCGCGATGAGTTTTCTCGTGATGGGGCTGGCATCGGAAAAGCCGGTAACGGTTGACGACAGCACAATGATCGCCACGTCCTTCCCAGAATTCATGAGCATGATGCCGGGACTGGGCGCGAAGATCGAGCTGAGCGACGCACGATGA